A genomic window from Chloroflexota bacterium includes:
- a CDS encoding helix-turn-helix transcriptional regulator — translation MGQIRTSARGRIRRLVRIVRGLQRDEQLSTEEMARRLGISASMLGMVYNGHRSPGRKFLHGLLKAYPRLREEVLLFLLQDMINSE, via the coding sequence ATGGGACAGATACGCACGAGTGCACGAGGGCGCATCCGCCGGCTGGTGCGCATCGTGCGCGGCTTGCAGCGCGATGAGCAGTTGAGCACGGAAGAGATGGCACGACGCCTGGGTATCAGTGCCAGCATGTTGGGCATGGTCTACAATGGACACCGCAGCCCAGGGCGCAAATTCCTGCACGGATTGCTGAAAGCCTATCCCCGTCTGCGTGAGGAGGTGCTTCTTTTTTTGCTGCAGGATATGATAAATAGTGAATGA
- a CDS encoding helix-turn-helix transcriptional regulator, with protein MSLGQAIRAIRQEAGLSQKELAEAAGIDQSYLSMIESGQRHNPGTRLMARLAQALHVSMDELAARAGYLPHTPSSDALAEQALRLFRQLPRWRQEDVVAQLELYLHLTEQQPRVIGAEEEQNAQTEKTAAHSQAA; from the coding sequence ATGTCACTAGGTCAGGCAATTCGCGCGATCCGCCAGGAAGCAGGGTTGAGCCAGAAGGAACTGGCCGAAGCAGCGGGCATTGACCAGTCCTACCTGAGCATGATCGAATCGGGTCAGCGACACAATCCCGGCACGCGCCTCATGGCGCGGCTGGCGCAGGCGCTGCACGTCTCCATGGACGAACTGGCGGCAAGAGCAGGCTACCTACCGCACACGCCATCCTCTGATGCACTGGCCGAGCAGGCTCTGCGCCTTTTCCGGCAGCTTCCCCGCTGGAGGCAAGAAGATGTCGTGGCACAATTGGAATTGTATTTGCACTTGACAGAGCAACAGCCGCGTGTCATTGGCGCAGAGGAGGAGCAAAATGCACAGACGGAAAAGACCGCAGCACATAGCCAAGCCGCTTGA
- a CDS encoding PAS domain S-box protein, with amino-acid sequence MLWPGEPPFLLFWLSVVAFSIAIALWAWQRRPAPGVRTFAALTLSLVVWSTAQVLHFASASPAAKLFWYKAEFLGMVIMPMAWLAFVLRYTGQGKRLSKRGMALLAIEPALTMLLVWSNEAHRWVWSNVAFIRAAAGAELVSRPGPWFWVHSVYANALLCAGMLLFIQPLVRGSRLYRTQGMTLLLSVLLAWIGGNLHSVFPDLGPAPLAVALLLFDLAATCSLLHYRLFDLIPVARATVLEQMRDAVFVLDAQERIVDLNQAAQEIVGKPTPDRMGQGKAQAIPTYRDVIDNYLKIGELQQEVTTGAGENKQHYDLRITPLRNLQGDLAGHLLVMHNATERKQTEAALQKSEAEKRLILDHISELVAFQDPELRILWANRAAAASVGLTLEELVGRHCYEIWHQRDAPCPGCPVVKARDTGQPQEGKTTTPDGRVWLVRGYPVQDAEGQVTGIVEVTQNITEQERALEMLVQSEERYRHLFQRVPVGLYRATPEAQIMDANAALVQMLGYPDVETLLAVNAKDIFVNPEDYRREQILLQRNGFVHGFEMQLYRYDGRIIWVQDHAYAVRDAEGKILYYEGGLADITQRKQAELALQQRTAELAALQATVLDIAAPHNLPDLLHTIVERAVELLHAAGGGLYLCDPAQQEARCMVSFKTKRDYTGTVLKYGEGAAGLVAQTGKPLIIDDYRTWAGRAAVFEEDHPFTAVCSVPMIWQGQVIGVLHALEDIKLRQFTPHDVELLTLFANHAAIAIENARLYAEVQGELAERKRAEEQLQHRHAELASLYETALEITAQLDLQQLLPIIVERANHLLHGLGAGIYLYRPQSDDLEYVAVCGEDQPYLGHVLKRGEGMAGKELDSGLPMTVADYSQWPGQSPIFAALEPRAVLAVPIKWGTEMLGVIDLLRPAGSTFSDDDIRLLSLFANQAAIAIRNARVVAAETQQRRRAEALAQATIAPTSTLELEPLLENILSAAIHAIPSAEKGSILLVDEPNGELRMHALVGYSDPRIRETRFVREEGYSYQALRAGHPLIIADARMGDICYNGEIEEMRAIQSAIVAPMHYRERSIGVISLDNASRKDAFSADDLAILAAFAAQAAVAIENARLYEAAQRELSERRQAEAALLTSEQRFRALFESSREGILITDAQSRIVAANPAAAKILGYSSAEELAGVSALDLYPDPAQKNAWFAELMQKGYVEAMELRVRRKDGSEAVILGGGVLRRDAEGRILSTESMFTDITELKRAEEERKKLEEQLRQAQKMEALGLLAGGMAHEFNNLLTIIQGNAELALSSLTPSQTNYQELLTIYKTAERAATLTRQVLALSRRQILQRKELDLNALISNLVTVLQRLIGESIELHSELAPDLPTVFADSGTIEQVIMNLVLNARDAMPEGGKLTIQTAVVTLDEAFCRIHPDAQAGAHVCLKVSDTGIGMDETVRSRLFEPFFTTKEPGKGSGLGLSVVYGIVKQHEGFIEVDSAPGQGAKFSIYLPIYRSQEQVERKEISQKGLPRGTETILIVEDEQQVRELTQQILETLGYTVLVASNGAEALELFSVNPDSIDLVILDAVMPSLSGQQTYQAMSALRPNLPVLFITGYSAEIMQLPPAELATLPILQKPFSVTEIGRRVREVLDTRGVRSNK; translated from the coding sequence ATGCTTTGGCCTGGGGAACCACCCTTTCTCTTGTTTTGGCTTTCGGTTGTAGCATTTTCCATCGCCATCGCACTGTGGGCGTGGCAACGGCGCCCTGCGCCTGGCGTGAGGACTTTTGCTGCGCTTACGTTGTCCCTAGTAGTGTGGTCCACGGCGCAGGTGCTGCACTTTGCCAGCGCTTCTCCGGCAGCAAAACTGTTCTGGTACAAAGCCGAGTTCCTGGGCATGGTGATCATGCCCATGGCCTGGCTGGCCTTTGTCCTGCGTTACACAGGACAAGGTAAACGCTTGAGCAAGCGCGGGATGGCCTTGCTCGCCATCGAACCTGCCCTTACCATGCTCTTGGTCTGGAGCAACGAAGCCCATCGCTGGGTGTGGAGCAACGTTGCGTTTATCCGTGCTGCAGCGGGAGCAGAACTCGTATCGCGCCCAGGGCCGTGGTTCTGGGTGCACTCGGTATATGCCAACGCGCTGCTTTGCGCCGGCATGCTCCTGTTCATCCAGCCGCTGGTGCGTGGTTCACGCCTCTACCGCACACAGGGCATGACTTTGTTGTTAAGCGTCTTGCTAGCCTGGATAGGAGGCAACCTGCACAGCGTCTTTCCTGACCTTGGCCCAGCCCCTCTGGCTGTGGCGTTGCTGTTATTCGACCTAGCTGCGACTTGTAGCCTGCTGCACTACCGCCTGTTTGACCTCATCCCTGTGGCGCGTGCAACCGTGCTGGAGCAAATGAGGGATGCCGTGTTCGTGCTCGACGCCCAAGAGCGCATTGTGGACCTCAATCAGGCGGCGCAGGAGATAGTAGGCAAGCCTACCCCTGATCGCATGGGTCAGGGAAAAGCCCAGGCAATCCCCACCTATCGCGATGTGATTGACAACTACCTCAAGATAGGCGAACTGCAGCAGGAAGTCACGACTGGCGCAGGGGAAAACAAACAGCACTATGACCTGCGTATTACGCCCCTGCGCAACCTCCAGGGAGATCTGGCAGGGCATCTGCTCGTGATGCACAATGCCACGGAACGCAAGCAAACCGAAGCGGCGCTGCAGAAATCCGAAGCAGAGAAAAGGCTCATCCTGGACCACATCTCCGAACTGGTGGCTTTTCAGGATCCTGAGTTAAGGATCCTGTGGGCGAACCGCGCGGCAGCCGCATCGGTGGGCTTGACCCTTGAGGAACTGGTTGGTCGCCATTGCTACGAAATCTGGCACCAGCGCGATGCACCCTGCCCTGGCTGCCCCGTAGTAAAGGCGCGCGATACTGGACAGCCGCAGGAGGGGAAAACCACCACTCCCGATGGACGGGTGTGGCTCGTGCGGGGTTACCCGGTGCAGGATGCCGAGGGGCAGGTCACGGGCATCGTCGAGGTAACGCAGAACATCACCGAACAAGAGCGCGCCCTGGAGATGCTGGTGCAGAGCGAGGAGCGCTATCGCCACTTGTTCCAACGCGTGCCGGTGGGGCTCTACCGCGCTACGCCGGAGGCACAGATTATGGATGCCAACGCTGCTCTCGTCCAAATGCTCGGCTACCCGGACGTGGAGACGCTCCTAGCAGTCAATGCCAAGGACATCTTCGTCAATCCGGAAGACTACCGACGAGAGCAGATTTTGTTGCAACGCAACGGTTTCGTGCACGGCTTTGAGATGCAACTGTACCGCTATGATGGCCGCATCATTTGGGTGCAGGACCATGCTTACGCCGTGCGCGACGCAGAGGGCAAAATCCTATACTACGAGGGGGGCCTCGCAGACATTACGCAGCGCAAGCAGGCGGAGCTAGCCCTGCAGCAGCGGACTGCCGAACTGGCGGCGCTGCAAGCGACCGTGCTGGACATCGCTGCTCCGCACAATCTGCCCGACTTGCTGCACACCATCGTCGAGCGCGCCGTCGAACTGCTGCATGCTGCCGGAGGAGGGCTGTACCTGTGCGATCCGGCGCAGCAGGAAGCACGGTGCATGGTAAGTTTCAAGACCAAGCGCGACTATACCGGCACCGTGCTCAAATACGGCGAAGGCGCCGCTGGACTCGTAGCGCAAACCGGCAAGCCGCTCATCATTGATGACTACCGCACCTGGGCGGGTAGAGCTGCCGTTTTCGAGGAGGACCATCCCTTCACCGCGGTGTGCAGCGTGCCCATGATCTGGCAAGGCCAGGTTATCGGCGTGCTCCATGCCCTGGAGGACATCAAACTGCGCCAGTTTACGCCGCATGACGTGGAACTGCTCACCCTCTTTGCCAACCACGCCGCCATTGCCATCGAGAACGCCCGCCTTTATGCCGAGGTGCAAGGCGAACTGGCAGAACGCAAACGGGCAGAGGAACAACTCCAGCACCGCCACGCAGAGCTCGCCAGTCTATACGAGACCGCGCTAGAAATCACTGCCCAACTGGACCTGCAACAACTTTTGCCCATCATCGTGGAACGAGCCAACCACCTGTTGCACGGCCTGGGAGCCGGCATCTATCTGTACCGTCCGCAATCAGACGATCTGGAGTATGTCGCCGTGTGCGGGGAAGACCAGCCGTACTTGGGGCATGTGCTCAAACGCGGCGAAGGAATGGCAGGCAAGGAGCTGGACAGTGGCTTGCCTATGACCGTTGCCGATTATAGCCAATGGCCCGGGCAGTCGCCTATCTTCGCCGCACTCGAGCCAAGAGCGGTGCTAGCGGTGCCTATCAAGTGGGGCACGGAGATGTTGGGCGTTATTGACCTGCTGCGCCCAGCGGGCTCCACCTTCAGCGACGACGACATCCGCCTGCTGAGCCTCTTCGCCAACCAAGCCGCTATCGCCATTCGCAACGCGCGGGTTGTCGCCGCTGAGACCCAGCAGCGGCGCCGCGCCGAGGCCCTGGCGCAGGCCACGATTGCCCCCACCAGCACCCTGGAACTGGAGCCGCTGCTGGAGAACATCCTCTCCGCCGCCATCCATGCCATCCCATCCGCAGAAAAAGGGAGTATTCTCCTCGTGGACGAGCCAAACGGCGAGTTGCGCATGCACGCCTTGGTCGGCTACAGCGACCCGCGCATCCGCGAAACGCGCTTTGTGCGCGAGGAGGGCTACTCGTACCAAGCGCTGCGCGCAGGACATCCGTTGATCATTGCCGATGCGCGCATGGGAGATATCTGCTACAACGGCGAGATCGAGGAGATGCGTGCCATCCAATCCGCTATCGTCGCTCCCATGCACTATCGTGAGCGCAGCATTGGCGTCATCTCGCTGGATAACGCCAGCCGCAAAGACGCCTTCAGCGCGGATGACCTAGCCATACTGGCAGCCTTTGCTGCCCAGGCAGCGGTGGCCATCGAGAATGCCCGCCTCTATGAAGCTGCACAGCGTGAGCTGTCCGAGCGCCGGCAAGCCGAAGCAGCGCTGCTCACATCTGAGCAGCGCTTCAGGGCGCTCTTCGAGTCCTCCCGCGAGGGCATCCTCATCACTGACGCCCAAAGCCGCATCGTGGCCGCCAATCCCGCCGCCGCCAAAATCCTGGGCTACTCCAGCGCGGAGGAATTGGCGGGCGTATCTGCTCTGGACCTATATCCCGACCCGGCACAGAAAAACGCGTGGTTCGCCGAGTTGATGCAAAAAGGTTATGTCGAGGCGATGGAACTGCGCGTGAGGAGAAAAGACGGCTCCGAAGCCGTCATCCTGGGCGGAGGCGTCCTGCGCCGGGATGCAGAAGGCCGCATCCTGAGCACCGAGTCCATGTTCACCGACATCACGGAACTCAAGCGCGCCGAAGAGGAGCGGAAAAAACTGGAGGAACAACTCCGCCAAGCGCAGAAGATGGAAGCACTGGGCTTGCTCGCCGGCGGCATGGCCCATGAATTCAACAACCTGCTCACGATCATCCAGGGCAACGCCGAGCTGGCGCTTTCATCCTTGACACCTTCTCAGACCAATTACCAAGAGTTGCTCACCATCTACAAGACTGCGGAGCGGGCAGCCACTCTGACGCGTCAAGTCCTGGCCCTCAGCCGCCGTCAGATTCTGCAGCGGAAAGAACTCGACCTGAACGCACTCATCTCGAATCTAGTGACCGTGCTGCAGCGGTTGATTGGAGAATCCATCGAGTTGCACAGCGAACTAGCACCCGATCTGCCCACGGTGTTTGCCGACAGCGGCACCATAGAGCAGGTGATCATGAACCTGGTGTTGAACGCGCGCGATGCCATGCCGGAAGGCGGCAAACTCACCATTCAAACCGCTGTCGTGACCCTGGACGAAGCCTTCTGCCGCATCCATCCAGATGCCCAAGCAGGAGCACACGTGTGCCTGAAGGTCTCGGACACAGGCATCGGGATGGACGAAACGGTGCGCAGCCGCCTCTTCGAGCCCTTCTTCACCACCAAGGAGCCAGGCAAAGGCAGCGGGCTGGGACTCTCTGTGGTCTATGGCATCGTCAAGCAGCACGAGGGCTTCATCGAAGTGGATAGTGCCCCTGGCCAGGGAGCGAAATTCTCCATCTATCTGCCCATTTACCGCTCCCAGGAGCAAGTAGAACGGAAAGAGATCAGTCAAAAAGGACTGCCACGTGGTACAGAAACCATCCTCATCGTAGAGGATGAGCAGCAGGTGCGCGAATTGACGCAGCAGATACTGGAAACGCTGGGCTATACCGTGCTGGTCGCTAGTAACGGAGCGGAAGCATTGGAATTATTCAGCGTAAATCCAGACAGCATTGACTTGGTCATCCTGGATGCCGTCATGCCCAGCCTATCTGGACAGCAGACATACCAAGCCATGTCCGCTTTGCGTCCCAACCTACCGGTGCTGTTCATCACCGGCTATTCAGCGGAAATCATGCAATTGCCGCCAGCCGAGCTGGCCACCCTGCCCATCCTGCAAAAACCCTTCTCCGTCACCGAGATCGGAAGAAGGGTGCGGGAGGTACTGGACACAAGAGGAGTGAGGAGTAATAAGTGA